A genomic stretch from Theobroma cacao cultivar B97-61/B2 chromosome 4, Criollo_cocoa_genome_V2, whole genome shotgun sequence includes:
- the LOC108661585 gene encoding uncharacterized protein LOC108661585 has protein sequence MKIKPLTIFYELRGEFVEDRTHAKMIIEVPKPFPYKDDKAVSWNYNCSVQVSKVEKWIAESQDDAANITSVGGITSSGRCYSQEALENLKNEKGKERKQSPREEKVQPPESTDDSKGPVTEKEATEFLKFIKHSEYNVVEQLNRFPARISLLSLLLSSEPHRNSLMRILNQAYVDHDILVENLDCIVGNILVGNTISFSDEEIPSRGRGNYKALHIITKCKGCTVVKVLFDNGSSLNVMPMKTLPRLPINMSYMRKSQMIVKAFDGTRREVVGDIEIPIEIGPCTFTIEFQVMDIAHSYNYFLGRPWIHMAGAIPSSLHQKVKFIVEGKIVCVNGEEDLLISKPANTPYVEVAEEVPECSFRSFEFVNTTYVGERTTLPIPRLSKTTKMAVSQIVRKGYRAGARLRRELQGIRRPIRATKNEERFGLGYKPTKKEREEMIVERRKERLARFKGHELEIQGMTYLHLYETF, from the coding sequence ATGAAGATAAAACCTTTAACCATTTTCTATGAACTAAGAGGAGAGTTTGTGGAGGACAGAACTCATGCCAAGATGATCATCGAAGTCCCTAAACCCTTCCCCTACAAAGACGACAAAGCTGTATCATGGAACTACAATTGTAGTGTACAAGTTTCAAAAGTAGAGAAATGGATAGCTGAATCTCAAGATGATGCTGCAAATATAACTAGTGTTGGAGGGATTACTAGCAGCGGACGTTGCTATTCACAAGAAGCATTGGAGAATCTCAAGAATGAGaagggaaaggaaagaaagcaaAGTCCGAGAGAAGAAAAGGTGCAACCTCCGGAATCGACAGATGACTCAAAAGGACCGGTGACGGAAAAAGAAGCTACCGAGTTCCTCAAGTTCATCAAACATAGTGAGTACAATGTGGTCGAGCAATTGAACAGGTTCCCCGCTCGTATTTCACTACTATCTTTGCTCCTCAGCTCGGAACCACATAGGAACTCTTTGATGAGGATTCTGAACCAAGCATATGTGGATCACGATATCTTAGTTGAAAATTTAGACTGCATCGTTGGGAACATTTTGGTGGGTAACACAATATCCTTTAGCGATGAAGAAATCCCTTCTAGAGGTAGAGGAAATTACAAAGCCTTGCATATCATTACCAAGTGTAAAGGCTGTACCGTCGTAAAGGTACTGTTTGACAATGGATCGTCCTTAAATGTGATGCCCATGAAGACCTTGCCTCGTTTACCCATCAACATGTCCTACATGCGAAAGAGTCAGATGATCGTGAAAGCCTTCGACGGAACAAGGAGAGAAGTAGTAGGGGACATTGAGATACCGATAGAAATTGGCCCGTGTACCTTTACCATTGAATTCCAAGTTATGGATATCGCTCATTCATACAATTATTTTTTGGGAAGACCTTGGATCCATATGGCTGGGGCCATACCTTCATCTCTTCATCAGAAGGTCAAGTTCATCGTGGAAGGGAAGATTGTCTGTGTTAACGGGGAAGAGGACTTACTCATAAGCAAGCCAGCAAATACTCCTTACGTGGAAGTGGCGGAAGAAGTGCCTGAATGTTCCTTCCGATCCTTCGAGTTTGTTAACACCACATATGTTGGAGAAAGAACCACGTTGCCTATTCCGAGGCTTTCCAAAACCACCAAGATGGCTGTCAGTCAGATAGTAAGGAAAGGATACCGAGCTGGGGCAAGATTGAGAAGAGAACTACAAGGCATTAGAAGGCCCATACGTGCtaccaaaaatgaagaaaggtttGGCTTGGGGTATAAGCCAActaagaaggaaagagaagaaatgatagtcgaaagaagaaaggaaaggttGGCTCGCTTTAAAGGGCATGAGTTGGAAATCCAAGGAATGACATATCTTCATCTCTACGAGACATTCTGA